The sequence below is a genomic window from Thermorudis peleae.
CTTATACTTGAAGTTCAACTTCAGTCTACGCTATCCTCTCGACGGTGTCAAGCCGGCACAGGATCATGGTCTGGGCGAGCAGGAGAGGGTGTTGGATGACCAATGAACACGCTACTGGACGGGACGAGAGCGGATCACCATCCTCTTCCCTGACACGGTTGACGATCGGGGAAGTGGTGAAAGTACTGCAGCCAGAATTCCCTGAGCTTACGATGTCGAGCCTTCGGTTCTTGGAGCGAATCGGGCTACTGGCACCCGAACGCACGCCGGGAGGACATCGACTCTACTCACTGCAGGACATCGAGCGGATTCGCCAGATCAAGCGGTGGCAGCGCGCTCGCCTCTCGCTTGCCGAGATTCGCGAACGCCTCGAGCGGATGGCGCAGCACGATCCCACAAAGCTCGCAGCGCAGTTGCTTGAGCTACTGCTGCAGGCACGCACAGCCGAAGCCGAACAGTTGATGCACGATGCTGTCGAAAGCGGGATGACTTTGCCAGTGCTCTTTGAATACGTCTTTGCTCCAGCCCTGCGTGAACTCGGTGAGCGCTGGGCACGAGGCGAGATCACCATTGGCCAAGAGCACGAGGTGAGTGCAGCAATTCGCGAACTGGTAACGATGCTCACCAGCCAAACACCGCGGCCGACCATCACACGCGAGCCGGTGGTGGCGGCCTGCGTTGAAGGTGAACTTCACGAGCTTGGCCTTTATATGGCCGCTTGCCTGCTTGAATCGTTCGGCTATGCTGTCCACTATCTTGGCGCTAATACCCCAATCGACGATATTGTCGACGCGGTACGCCGCTGGCATGCTCCCCTCGTCGTCCTGGCAGCCGTCTACCCCGAGCATCTCCCTGCGCTCCTGAAGACGATCGAGCGTCTCGATCGTCTATCGCCGAGAGTACGCCCTCGATGGATTGTTGTTGGTGGGCACGCAGCACTCATGCAGTCGAGCTGGCCGGGCCGCTTGCCAGTCATTCCACTCGGCCATTTCCCACAGAGCGTCGAAGAATTCGCCCAGTTGCTCAAAACGTGAAGAGGACTTCTGTTCCTTGAATCTGGCATGGAACCGGCATATGCAGTTGCGCATGGACGAGGTGCGTGCTACTGTCGCACGAGGACCGGCGATATTGACTCAAAGGTCGCCGCTTTAGGATGACCACGATAACACGAGATTGG
It includes:
- a CDS encoding cobalamin-dependent protein (Presence of a B(12) (cobalamin)-binding domain implies dependence on cobalamin itself, in one of its several forms, or in some unusual lineages, dependence on a cobalamin-like analog.); its protein translation is MTNEHATGRDESGSPSSSLTRLTIGEVVKVLQPEFPELTMSSLRFLERIGLLAPERTPGGHRLYSLQDIERIRQIKRWQRARLSLAEIRERLERMAQHDPTKLAAQLLELLLQARTAEAEQLMHDAVESGMTLPVLFEYVFAPALRELGERWARGEITIGQEHEVSAAIRELVTMLTSQTPRPTITREPVVAACVEGELHELGLYMAACLLESFGYAVHYLGANTPIDDIVDAVRRWHAPLVVLAAVYPEHLPALLKTIERLDRLSPRVRPRWIVVGGHAALMQSSWPGRLPVIPLGHFPQSVEEFAQLLKT